The following are from one region of the Candidatus Rokuibacteriota bacterium genome:
- a CDS encoding SDR family oxidoreductase, with product MAPASTRPLDGRVAVVTGGTRGIGRAVALRLARDGAHCVLTYRRSADLAAEVVAQIQLEGVKGLALPLELGRPSDVPPVVERVGETFGRVDILVANAAATSFRPLMDQKEQNVRRTFAISVDSFIAAIQAARPLMRGRAGRIVAISGIDSFQAMPGHGLLGGAKAAVESLVRSLALELGPEGITVNGVNPGMITTDSSRRYIERGLGRDYEAAMAALAARTPVRRTGTAEDVADCVAWIVSDGAGFLTGQTILLDGGLTIVSPLAGLASVSPLAKLEGGA from the coding sequence ATGGCGCCGGCGTCGACGAGACCGCTCGACGGCCGCGTGGCCGTCGTCACGGGGGGCACGCGCGGTATCGGCCGCGCCGTCGCGCTCCGCCTGGCGCGCGACGGCGCCCACTGCGTGCTGACCTACAGGCGCAGCGCGGATCTCGCGGCCGAAGTGGTCGCCCAGATCCAACTCGAAGGCGTCAAGGGCCTGGCACTCCCGCTCGAGCTGGGCCGGCCGTCAGACGTGCCGCCCGTCGTCGAGCGCGTCGGCGAGACCTTCGGTCGCGTGGACATTCTCGTCGCCAACGCCGCGGCCACTTCCTTCCGCCCGTTAATGGACCAGAAGGAACAAAACGTCCGCCGCACCTTCGCGATCTCGGTGGACTCATTCATTGCCGCAATCCAGGCGGCGCGGCCTCTCATGCGCGGCCGCGCCGGCCGCATCGTAGCGATCTCGGGCATCGATTCCTTCCAGGCCATGCCCGGCCACGGCCTGCTGGGCGGCGCCAAGGCCGCCGTCGAGAGCCTCGTGCGCTCCTTAGCGCTCGAGCTCGGGCCCGAGGGCATCACGGTCAACGGCGTTAACCCGGGCATGATCACCACCGATTCTTCACGCCGGTACATCGAGAGGGGCCTCGGACGCGACTACGAGGCGGCGATGGCGGCCCTCGCGGCGAGAACGCCCGTGCGGCGCACCGGCACCGCGGAGGACGTCGCCGACTGCGTCGCCTGGATCGTCTCCGACGGCGCGGGCTTCCTCACCGGCCAGACCATCCTGCTCGACGGCGGCCTGACCATCGTCTCTCCCCTGGCCGGGCTCGCCAGTGTCTCTCCCCTGGCCAAGCTCGAAGGTGGAGCCTGA